The Cyprinus carpio isolate SPL01 chromosome A3, ASM1834038v1, whole genome shotgun sequence genomic interval GTTAGTACTTATTAATGTCTTATGCTGCATGACCATATATAAGATCCCTTAATCCAAACTacctaactaactattaataagcaccaAATTAGGAGTTTTTTGAGActaaagtcatagttaatagttagttaatagtgagaattggtccacaaactaaagtgtgaccaaaactTCAATCACACAAGACTGGACTCCACAAGCAGGAACAGACACAACATTGGAAAGCCTTCATTTGAAACGCATCTCGACTCATTAGCAACATGATAAACAGCATTATTAGAGAAGATTACAATGAGCAGTGCAAACAGCAGGAAACGGCTTTGTCATGGGGATCTTTTGCAGGCTCACCACCACCCCCAAACACCTACAAAAGAGCATCACAGCCCGTCGTAATGAACAAAGGGCCTCCCACCGCTTCACTACCTATTGTTTTCCCTATGCTCACTCACTGTGTGTATTGCTCCTTAAGCTGGTGATGGATGTCAGATTACTCAGCCGCTAGTGTCTCGCTAACAAAGAGACCGTGGATCTGAGAGCACACACACCAGCCACCTACAACCCAGCATGTCATGGCCCACTGCTTCGCCTGACCTCCAGCTCTCTGATATCAGCGTTCATTTGGTAATGATGCAGAGCGCAGCTTCATTGTGTAGACTTGTTGATTTTTGTCAAACaagtatagtatttatttattttttcacaaaggAACTTTAATTAAAACTAGATATTCTTTACGGTTGTAAGtgcattgctatatggttgctaagggTATTctggtggttgttagggtgttgctatgtggaaACCATTAGTCTGATTGACTAGAAATGTAATAGCCCACCTCTTCTCAGCATGCCACATTCATTCACTTTTCAATACTTAGaggtttatttaaattgtataagaGTGTTCTAGATATAACGGTAATAGTGATAGTAAATCGggccaaaacaaagtttgtttagAGTTTGAAATATGTTgctcttctcttccgtgtcagtctctgCCGCACGTTAAGGACAATATTATCACACATGCATggacatggactgttttaccgatgtccttactacctttctgggccttaaacgtTCCAGTTGCGTTGCTgtatatgcagggtcagaaagctctcggatttcatcacaaatatcttcatttgtgttctgaagatgaacgaaggtcttacgggtttggaacgacacgagggtgagtaattaatgacagaatttacacttttaggtgaactatcccttaaactgATGCTTTCTTCCCGCTGTCATTTTTGTTGCGTGTTTATTTTCttattgagaggaaagcatgCAGCACATATTCCCATATTCATCTAAATAACAATTTCAAACCCTTGATAAGAAAGAAATAACATGTTTCCCTTTCCAGCTCTACTCTGGAAGGTAAGTGCACTTTCACAAAGACATACGGCATCACCTTAATAAATCTCAGTGGTCGCCAGACCCCTGCCAGCCCTCCCTAATCAAACCCCCACCCCTGGCTGCAGGGACTGTTATGGACCCTTGCCCATTTTGTGCTCGGCCCTCAAGACAATAGCACCAGTAGTTGCCCAGGAGACTGGCCTTTCACTGCCCATGTGATAAAATAGATGTATTCGCTGCTCCTCTCCCCGTCTGCTTCACGCTCCACCCCCGTCTCTTGTGTCTGGATCATCGTTTGAGCACATGAGGGCTGTGCGAGACATCAGCGGCTCTCGGCTCTTCTTGTGCTACACAGAAGCAGAATACCAATGGAGTTGTGCGGGAAACGGCAAAAACCCCGTCCTGAAGCCACAGCTTGCCCAGTGGCTCATATTCACAACAGTGTAGTAGATCCGGCCCTCCTCATCCCACATTCTGACGTCTGACTCAACCATCTGACAAACAGCCTCCCGTTACAGTAACCTCTTTGATATTTGCTCTCCTTTCTGAATGTTTTGTTGCATTGAATAATATTTCCCTGATTACGTCAAATGGACTTGAGAAAAAATCAGATTATGAGAATTGGCTCCATTTCAATCAGTGTGAGTCTGAATCGAATTGGACAAAGAGCTTTTGCTGTTATATATTAAAGccataaaaatagttttgttggTATTAATTGATGTTTTGAacttgattcagtgatgttaaatgttTGAGTGTTTGgccatttcataaaaatttggCCATAAAACCATTAGTTTTTTCAGGTTACCATCTTTCAAAGTAAACAGGCAGGATACTtaactttgttttaaaacattttgagaaaatgttaaaaattgtgtcattaattctgactatttatttaaattaaaaataaataatgaccacATGTTTGAACAgcattttggaattttttattttttttatttattacatttaataaaaaattctatacaccaccatttaaatgttttggttcagtaaagtaaacattttttacaaatgtttttgtgtcttatgcacaccaaggctgcatttatttgattaaaaaaaatagtaataatgtgaaatattattacaatttaaaataactatgcaaagctgtatttccagcatcattactccagtcttcagtgtcacatgatcctacagaaatcattcttatatgatgatttaAACAGTtagttaaatagttaaaaagaatagcattatttggaatagtttttttttttttttacaatgtaaaaagcTGTACTGTGGTTTGGCCAAGTTAACGAAtcctgaataaaactattaatttctttgaaaaaaataaaaaaaaaaaataaaaaaaaatgacctcagtttttggaagtgaataaattaatactgTATGTTGAATCATAAACATTAAGATTCATGATCATCAAGATCATCTAATGTTTCTGTGTATGATGTTTGCAGGGAAATTGTACTGAAAAAGAAACCTAAATGAATTCttaatttcattccattttaattcCACTTCCTTAAATCAAAATTTCAAttcttttaaattcaatttcagctTAAAAAACATCCTCGGCTTAGGTTAGAAATGCACAGCCATTATTGCTTGGCTGTATTTTGATTACATTGGCTCTTGCTTAGAAGCCTTTTTACACTTTTAGTTTTGAACATTGTTAGAGTGAAAGACAAAAGCAACAGGTTTAGCATTTCATCAGTGTGCTCTCCTTACCTGTAGCTATCAGCAAGACTGCAGGATAATACCTGGCTCTGGTTACAGGGCCTCTCATCTGACCAAGCCACCACATAATTACGAGGACACTTTAGACTATTCCAGCATGGATTGGTTATCCCAGACCTCTCCTGAGAGGGGTGATAACCCAAAGTATATTTGCCAGTATACAGAATACAATATCCATCctaaaggtatttatttatttattacatttggaaCACATCTGGaatattcttcttctttctttcatcAGATTTTGATCCAAACCATGTTTTTGACAGATTTTGTGAGCATCTCCCAACAAATGACTGTTCAACAAACAATGAAAACCTTTTATGTGCTTCCCAGCATCCCAATACGAATGCCAGGTCCTGTTGATCTATGTAAAAGCACAAGTGATATATGAGGGCGTGGGACGTCGTCCCCGTCAGACCCCACATGGGGGATACGAGAATCTCACTGAGCACAAACAAAGCCCTAAACACccccacacacagagagagacgcCCCCAAAATAAGACAAGCAGAGAGATGCTTGTGTAAATCACACGCATACACTGTCTTGCTCCGTTTGACGTCCCTCCCATTGCATAATAAAAGCAAGAGCACAAATGGAGCGGAATCAGGCATGAACTGAGTAAAAGATGTCGCTCTGAGAAAACAATCCAGCTTTAGATCTTTTTTAAGTCcttttacacaacacacacacaacatgagtTATCTGTCTTATATTTTAATCGTAAGTACAGTATGTTCAAGTGGGCTAAACACTTTGTAGGCATCATTGAAGGTGTATCAATGTTAATGGGGGGGGCATTAAGTAACCAAAATTAGAAGTCAAAAATTTGTAAAACTTACAGAACAATGACAAGTacgataataaaaaaaacaattaacaaaccCACTAGTATCTTTGGAATAAGTTTTGTTGTTACACAATCATATATACGTAGTTGCATTACCAAATTTGGGTGCATAAATCCAGCACAAACAGGcataagtaacaaaaataaatgtttttgacatAAAACTATTTCTGTATTTCCATTTGTTTTCCTTAGCACATGCAAAGGTTAGATATCTCTAAACCCAATTGAATGACACAAGATAATTTTACTGATCAGGGTCCATTTTTGAGCTCAAATTATGGTTGCACATTCTGGATAAAgcgaataataatattattatttattttaatcatatgtCTCATTCTGTTTAACTTTTCTTAGTACTAGCAATCTAAATTAAGAGGATACAAGTAGTCTTGATGTGAAATATCATTTGTATGACGTCAGCGTAACACTCATAACACAATATGTGCGTGAAAGTGGTTAGATGTGCATGTAGAAATCTATCAGAGCTAGAATTAAGCTGCAAGAGAGAAAGTTTGGCACATACACTTTTACCTACCAAATAATCCAACATGGGCAGGAACCCCAAAATCCAATTCATTAAATTAGAGCAGTTACACTATCAAAATACACCATTTTCATCATATCAGCCATTCGGCACTAAAAACAGCTCATTTGTTGTCTATAAGCCTAAACAATTCAGTTTCATCCAAAAGTCCTGGTCTGGAGGAGCCCAGGAACAGCGTTGTGGAAGTCTCCTTTATCTGGCACATCCAGTTCAGGTCTTGGAGCCTCCACCAATTAGCTGATGTTCTAAATCAGGTGggacatccaaaatgtgtagCCCTGGGGACTTCATGAGATCAACTGCACTAAACAGCATTAAAcgcactcttaaaaaataaagattccttTTGCAATGCCAGAAGAACCACCTTTGGTTCCCcagagaacctttcagtgaacagttcttaaaacaaACCACtatttcttagtgtgaagaatatttcaaTCATCCAaagaatggaaagattccatggacattaaaggttctttatggaaccatgaatgccaataaagaacctttcttTTTAAGAGTGTTCACTAAAAGCACATTGTTTGTTGTTGAAAGAAAGGCAGcatttcaatgtttaaaatttCTGCTTCCAGAATTTGGTTGAATATGAtacaatgtataaaaaataacacaattgaCTTCATCCACAAGGTGTTTGAACTGTTCGTTTCTTAAATGATTCTCTTTCACTTACATGTTCTGGTATGTAAATTTGAATTGTAAACAACAAGCTTGCATCTCAGTTTTTTCTACTTCCAGTGCTGTCCGAACATGTTCAGTCTCCGAATCCCATGTTCCAAGCATTTGATAGATGATTTTAAGGACTCGCTAAGGAACTTGATTAGATTAGCTTTAATGCAGGTAGATAACAtgtcaaatacaaaaacataatcaTAAAAATCAGTATTAGAAAtagatacacttttaaaaatacatcttcaCGTGGGCTTCATGGAATCCAGCATGAAATCTTTGGGGGTAAACAGTCCAAACCCTCTTTGTTCTTTGACTTGTTTGTGTCCAGAGGCCCGAATCTTCAAAGGAGAGACTCGATCTTACTGCTTAAGTCTCCTCCGAGAGAGTCTCCCAGGTCAAAGAGTTGATCGATGTTGACCGTTGAGCTACAGAGGAAGTCGGGACGGTTGCCCTCTTCCACCTCCGACCAGGGACTCTGGAGAAATGCAGTGGCCAGGAAGGTTTCCTCATCAAAGTCTGCTTCGCTGCTCCTCTGGGTTTCCATCAACACATGGCTCTCAATGACACCTCCAGGAGGTTCGAGGGGGCTGATATGGGTGCCTCTAACCATCAAATCCTCGTCTTGTGGTATAGGGCTCAACGGACCCCCTTCGTTCAAGCTTAACTCTCCATTCAGGGCCGAGTCTAGCAGGGCGTCCCAGTCAAAGTTGCCCTTCAGGGAGCTTAAGTCCTCCTGCTCGTCCATAGCCAGCAGTGGGTAGCTTGAACATCGTGGAGCTTTGCTCCCACCAGTCCTGTGGGTGTAAGGCTGTTTCCTCTTGATCCCCTTCCCTGAGACCCAACAATTCAACATGGTGGCTTCAGCCAAACGAGGGTCCCAGTTCTGATTGGCTCCCGTGACTTCCTCGAACTCTTTCAGGAGCTGCTGGGACTCGGGACTCACGCAGAGGTTTCTGGCCATCCCTGCAGTGGCTGCAGCTTGTCCAGCATGAGAGCTCATCCTGAGGTGGTTCTGAAGAGCTGGGTTGATCTGCACAGGGGGCATCCTGCGCTTCTTGTAGGCACCATTGAGGAGTCGTTCTGCGTACTGGGGGTCGATCTTCCAGAACCCACCTTTGCCTGGCTCATCCTTTTGTCTCGGGacttttataaagcatttgtTCAGCGACAGGTTGTGGCGGATGGAATTCTGCAATGATGAAGGAGAAAACCTATATTTGTTTAACTGTGTATTGGAATTTTCCATTATCATGATGAACTTAAACGCATGGAAGTTATGCATTAAAGACACTGTGAAAAAGCTAGAGTGCAggttttctccttttctttttaaaacaagaaTTTTGGGCAGGACATATCACTGGGCTTGTCTGTTTTGACCGCACCGCACAGTgaacaatagtatatttataaattaacatcaaTAAAATGAATCGATTCTGTTAACAAATGTGTTATTTCGTAATACCTAATCCATTAACTagtgttaacaaattgaaccttactATAAATTGTGATCTCATTTGCTACTTGCTATTGCTAGTCAGAAGTAGGCGGTATTATGGGGAGGGGcattctcattttaaaaaacatttgattggacaaaaagtTTGATATGCAAGTGAGTTCAAAATGCATCATCAATATTTGTGTACCAATTCCTAGAAGAGGAAGACtggttattttaaatgtctatatctCTACTAAATGGTCATTTTGCCAACTCTTAGTAGTATGCAAGACCACAAAGCTAACGAACATGGACTAATAAAAGCCAAAAATATCCAGTTTTGAATGTCTCCACGTTGTATCAACACATCAGGCATGCCAACCACCCCAagctaattacatttaaatgaagcaCTGACCTCTTGACCCTGGTTAAAcattgttttaagtttaaatatctaaaaactgAGTGAATGTCTACGTTTTCTTCACAGAAAAGAGGTTATGGCTAAGTGGTCAATTAATAATTCACCTTTTTTGTAAATATCCAACTTATGAGTTCATTCTTCCTCCTCGCCTCACTATGAAAAGCCGTTTAAATCATAAACATGTATTAAGGAGACAAATGCCCAATGTAACTTTTTTACATGACACCTTACGATACACTTTTGTTGTTATTCTTTCATCTACGCACACGTCATTAGTCGAACAACTGAAAAAGCTCTTGCTCTGTTTGGTAGTCatccaaaaactaaaaataacaagcCTCTAAACAACAGGCTTCTGAAAGGTTTCTGTTGGTCTCTCTCCAATACACAATCCACTTCAGCAGGTGCTAAGAAGGCTTTCTCTCACTCCATTCTGCTCGAACAATAGCAAAATACCCTTTGCCAGATATGCAAATGACACGGGTCTCGGTGTAAGCCATCTATTAAGTGCATCTTTAAAGTGCAAATGAATGTAAGGCATCTTGTAACACTAAAACAGTTGTAAAGTTTGACTGCTGCGTCTTACCTGC includes:
- the LOC109054933 gene encoding forkhead box protein J1-A-like, with protein sequence MLSMSYTDPWPEGSVGMEEEVVTAAAQAEQLDRSSVECNSSSCSSDNLDDSLTSLQWLQEFSILNASASQSSHQHSHFFGSHAGSDAPSSPLAGDPACIGMPLTPGKPTAASFCRTPCLSALPSLVAHGHCPDEVDYKTNPHIKPPYSYATLICMAMQASKKTKITLSCIYKWITDNFCYFRHADPTWQNSIRHNLSLNKCFIKVPRQKDEPGKGGFWKIDPQYAERLLNGAYKKRRMPPVQINPALQNHLRMSSHAGQAAATAGMARNLCVSPESQQLLKEFEEVTGANQNWDPRLAEATMLNCWVSGKGIKRKQPYTHRTGGSKAPRCSSYPLLAMDEQEDLSSLKGNFDWDALLDSALNGELSLNEGGPLSPIPQDEDLMVRGTHISPLEPPGGVIESHVLMETQRSSEADFDEETFLATAFLQSPWSEVEEGNRPDFLCSSTVNIDQLFDLGDSLGGDLSSKIESLL